The following proteins come from a genomic window of Kitasatospora sp. NBC_01246:
- a CDS encoding ABC transporter ATP-binding protein yields the protein MRPDGISWTPPAQAEGEPRPPAQWRRILALFRPYSGRLTVVGVLVAASAVVSVVTPFLLKAVLDTAIPQGRTGLLSLLALGMIAAAVVNSIFNVLQTLISTTVGQRVMHDLRTAVYGHLQRMSLAFFTRTRTGEVQSRIANDIGGMQSTVTSTATSLVSNFTSVIASVVAMVALDWRLTVVSLLLLPVFVWISRRVGNERKKITGERQKQLAAMSSAVQESLSVSGILLGRTMGRSDSLAADFTGQSDRLAELEVRSSMAGRWRMNTIQIVMAAMPAVIYWAAGLASAGGSPIVSVGTLVAFVSLQQGLFRPTISLLSTGVQVQTSLALFQRIFEYLDLPVEIAEPERPTVLEKIRGEVRFEGVEFRYDPEQERPTLAGVELKVPAGSSLAVVGETGSGKTTLSYLVPRLYDVTGGRVTIDGVDVRELSFDSLSRAVGVVSQETYLFHASVADNLRFAKPDATDEELVAAARAAQIHDTIAGLPDGYATLVGERGYRFSGGEKQRLALARTVLRNPPVLILDEATSALDNRTEQAVQQAIDTLAADRTTITIAHRLSTVRAADRIVVLDRGEVVEQGTHDELVEADGRYAALLRREAPVPVLEKR from the coding sequence TTGAGGCCCGACGGCATCAGCTGGACCCCGCCCGCCCAGGCCGAGGGAGAGCCCCGCCCGCCGGCCCAGTGGCGCCGCATCCTCGCGCTGTTCCGCCCGTACTCCGGCCGGCTCACCGTGGTCGGTGTGCTGGTGGCGGCCTCCGCGGTCGTCTCGGTGGTCACGCCGTTCCTGCTGAAGGCCGTGCTGGACACCGCCATCCCGCAGGGCCGGACCGGCCTGCTCAGCCTGCTCGCGCTTGGCATGATCGCCGCCGCCGTGGTCAACAGCATCTTCAACGTGCTGCAGACGCTGATCTCCACCACCGTCGGCCAGCGCGTGATGCACGACCTGCGCACCGCCGTCTACGGCCACCTCCAGCGGATGTCGCTGGCGTTCTTCACCCGCACCCGCACCGGCGAGGTGCAGTCCAGGATCGCCAACGACATCGGCGGCATGCAGTCCACCGTGACCTCCACCGCCACCTCGCTGGTCTCCAACTTCACCAGCGTGATCGCCTCGGTGGTCGCGATGGTCGCGCTGGACTGGCGGCTCACCGTCGTCTCGCTGCTGCTCCTGCCGGTCTTCGTCTGGATCAGCCGCCGGGTCGGCAACGAGCGCAAGAAGATCACCGGTGAGCGGCAGAAGCAGCTCGCCGCGATGAGCTCGGCCGTGCAGGAGTCCCTCTCGGTCAGCGGCATCCTGCTCGGCCGCACCATGGGCCGCTCCGACTCGCTCGCCGCGGACTTCACCGGGCAGTCCGACCGGCTGGCCGAGCTGGAGGTGCGCTCCAGCATGGCCGGGCGCTGGCGGATGAACACCATCCAGATCGTGATGGCCGCGATGCCCGCGGTGATCTACTGGGCGGCCGGACTGGCCTCGGCCGGCGGTTCGCCGATCGTCTCGGTCGGCACCCTGGTCGCCTTCGTCTCGCTCCAGCAGGGCCTGTTCCGCCCGACCATCAGCCTGCTCTCCACCGGTGTCCAGGTGCAGACCTCGCTGGCGCTGTTCCAGCGGATCTTCGAGTACCTCGACCTCCCGGTGGAGATCGCCGAGCCCGAGCGGCCGACCGTCCTGGAGAAGATCCGCGGCGAGGTCCGCTTCGAGGGCGTCGAGTTCCGCTACGACCCCGAGCAGGAGCGGCCCACGCTCGCCGGGGTGGAGCTCAAGGTCCCGGCCGGCAGCTCGCTCGCCGTGGTCGGCGAGACCGGCTCCGGCAAGACCACGCTCAGCTACCTCGTCCCCCGCCTCTACGACGTCACCGGCGGCCGGGTGACGATCGACGGGGTGGACGTCCGCGAGCTCTCCTTCGACTCGCTGTCACGGGCGGTCGGCGTGGTCTCCCAGGAGACGTACCTCTTCCACGCCTCGGTCGCCGACAACCTGCGCTTCGCCAAGCCGGACGCCACCGACGAGGAACTCGTCGCCGCCGCCCGGGCCGCGCAGATCCACGACACCATCGCCGGACTCCCGGACGGCTACGCGACCCTGGTCGGGGAGCGCGGCTACCGCTTCTCGGGAGGGGAGAAGCAGCGTCTCGCGCTGGCCCGGACCGTTCTGCGCAACCCGCCCGTGCTGATCCTGGACGAGGCCACCAGCGCGCTGGACAACCGCACCGAGCAGGCCGTCCAGCAGGCCATCGACACCCTAGCGGCCGACCGCACCACCATCACCATCGCCCACCGGCTCTCCACCGTCCGGGCCGCCGACCGGATCGTCGTGCTGGACCGGGGCGAGGTCGTCGAACAGGGCACCCACGACGAACTGGTCGAGGCCGACGGCCGGTACGCGGCCCTGCTGCGCCGTGAGGCGCCGGTCCCGGTGCTCGAAAAGCGGTAG
- a CDS encoding lysophospholipid acyltransferase family protein, producing MLDLVTKLVLKPLARGIWRPTIEGLENVPRKGGVILASNHLSFIDSVVIPLTAPRRVHFLAKAEYFTGTGIKGALSKGFFEAIGAVPVERGTYRSAQASLESALEILEDGKAFGIYPEGTRSLDGRLYRGKTGVAWLALTAGVPVVPVALEGPDQILPIGKRVPRLRKVTVRFGEPLHFDELHGQARSLKARRQVTDEVMRAIQQLSGQEIAETYNEIPKAA from the coding sequence ATGCTCGATCTCGTCACCAAGCTGGTGCTGAAACCGCTCGCGCGGGGGATCTGGCGGCCGACCATCGAGGGCCTGGAGAACGTGCCGCGCAAGGGCGGCGTGATCCTGGCCAGCAATCACCTCTCCTTCATCGACAGCGTGGTGATCCCGCTGACCGCGCCGCGCCGGGTGCACTTCCTGGCCAAGGCCGAGTACTTCACCGGTACCGGGATAAAGGGCGCGCTCTCCAAGGGCTTCTTCGAGGCGATCGGCGCGGTGCCCGTCGAGCGCGGCACCTACCGCTCCGCGCAGGCCTCGCTGGAGTCGGCCCTGGAGATCCTGGAGGACGGCAAGGCCTTCGGCATCTACCCCGAGGGCACCCGCTCGCTCGACGGTCGCCTCTACCGCGGCAAGACCGGCGTGGCCTGGCTGGCCCTCACCGCCGGCGTCCCGGTGGTACCGGTGGCGCTGGAAGGGCCCGACCAGATCCTGCCGATCGGCAAGCGCGTCCCGCGCCTGCGCAAGGTGACGGTCCGCTTCGGCGAGCCGCTGCACTTCGACGAACTGCACGGGCAGGCCCGGTCGCTCAAGGCCCGCCGGCAGGTCACCGACGAGGTGATGCGGGCGATCCAGCAGCTCTCCGGCCAGGAGATCGCGGAGACCTACAACGAGATCCCCAAGGCCGCCTGA
- a CDS encoding EF-hand domain-containing protein yields the protein MADVDTIRAAFDKYDVNGNGRITAVEYAKVARELGDLTTSISMAEAIIKQMDTNHDGELTFDEFLAARQG from the coding sequence ATGGCAGACGTCGACACCATCCGCGCGGCGTTCGACAAGTACGACGTGAACGGCAACGGCCGGATCACCGCCGTCGAGTACGCGAAGGTCGCCCGCGAGCTCGGCGACCTGACCACGTCGATCTCGATGGCCGAGGCCATCATCAAGCAGATGGACACCAACCACGACGGCGAGCTGACCTTCGACGAGTTCCTCGCCGCGCGTCAGGGCTGA
- a CDS encoding bifunctional glycosyltransferase/CDP-glycerol:glycerophosphate glycerophosphotransferase, with amino-acid sequence MPVLLSIVLPVHGVERYLPRCLDSILEATPLGESRFEVIAVDDLSPDRCGAILDEYAAHDPRLRVLHLTENQGLGGARTAALPEVRGEYVWFVDSDDWLPDGTVSALLDELAQERARETPADVLVTDFTHVYPDGGTEPNPWRHVLVGSPLADGCALADHPALFRTVMSVWNKVFRRDFLLGLDVSFGRGFYEDISVTYPALLAAGRLRYLDRVCYFYRRGRPGAITSTASPKHADAFAQYDAIFAFLDRPDRPGRPVPDTLRTLVFERTVQQALTVHDTPGLVPAGLRKDFFRRIAEHFARHRPAGYQFPGGLRGVQYRLAARGARVAYAELRRTGRLPRELKRGARAVAPAVKKGVRSGARFTAYNAFRRLPLDEHLAVYAAYWHRGYACSPAAIYEKARELAPDVRGVWVVENRKQAATLPTGVPYVIVNTPAYLKAMATAKYFVNNVNFPRTMVKRPGTVHVQTQHGTPLKAMGMDLRDHPVAADGMDFDRLLEAVDRWDFLVSSNPHTSEHFARAFPGRYEMLDTGYPRNDRLAVSTPAEVAAMRERFGLAPDTTAVLYAPTHREGRGGYVPLLDVRELARRLGPGFTLLVRTHYFHTGGPGDLAAGEDAAAIVDVSAHPTVEDLYLAADVLVTDYSSMMFDYAVLDRPIVVFAPDWEEYRRVRGVYFDLFAEPPGAVTVDADGLASALLAGDPEPAARAKFRERFCPWDDGGASERVVRRVFPTRA; translated from the coding sequence GTGCCAGTCCTCCTCAGCATCGTGCTCCCGGTCCACGGAGTCGAGCGCTACCTGCCCCGCTGCCTCGACTCGATCCTGGAAGCCACTCCCCTCGGGGAGTCGCGCTTCGAGGTGATCGCGGTCGACGACCTCTCCCCCGATCGCTGCGGCGCGATCCTGGACGAGTACGCCGCCCACGACCCGCGGTTGCGCGTGCTGCACCTCACCGAGAACCAGGGTCTCGGTGGCGCCCGGACCGCCGCCCTCCCCGAGGTGCGCGGCGAGTACGTCTGGTTCGTCGACAGCGACGACTGGCTGCCGGACGGCACCGTCTCCGCGCTCCTCGACGAGCTCGCGCAGGAACGCGCCCGCGAGACCCCGGCCGACGTCCTGGTCACCGACTTCACCCACGTCTACCCCGACGGCGGGACCGAGCCGAACCCCTGGCGCCACGTCCTGGTCGGCTCGCCGCTGGCCGACGGCTGCGCCCTCGCCGACCACCCCGCGCTGTTCCGGACCGTGATGTCGGTGTGGAACAAGGTCTTCCGCCGCGACTTCCTGCTCGGCCTCGACGTCTCCTTCGGGCGCGGCTTCTACGAGGACATCTCGGTCACCTACCCGGCCCTGCTGGCCGCCGGACGGCTGCGCTACCTCGACCGGGTCTGCTACTTCTACCGGCGCGGCCGCCCCGGCGCGATCACCAGCACCGCCTCCCCCAAGCACGCCGACGCCTTCGCCCAGTACGACGCGATCTTCGCGTTCCTGGACCGCCCGGACCGGCCCGGCCGCCCGGTGCCGGACACCCTGCGCACCCTCGTCTTCGAGCGGACCGTCCAGCAGGCGCTGACCGTCCACGACACCCCCGGGCTGGTCCCGGCCGGGCTGCGCAAGGACTTCTTCCGGCGGATCGCCGAGCACTTCGCCCGCCACCGCCCGGCCGGCTACCAGTTCCCCGGCGGCCTGCGCGGCGTGCAGTACCGCCTGGCGGCGCGCGGTGCCCGGGTCGCCTACGCGGAACTGCGCCGCACCGGCCGGCTGCCGCGCGAACTCAAGCGGGGGGCGCGGGCCGTCGCCCCGGCGGTGAAGAAGGGGGTGCGCAGCGGCGCCCGCTTCACCGCGTACAACGCGTTCCGCCGGCTCCCGCTGGACGAGCACCTGGCGGTCTACGCGGCGTACTGGCACCGGGGTTACGCGTGCAGCCCGGCGGCGATCTACGAGAAGGCCAGGGAACTCGCCCCGGACGTACGGGGCGTGTGGGTGGTGGAGAACCGGAAGCAGGCGGCCACGCTGCCGACCGGGGTGCCCTACGTGATCGTCAACACACCGGCCTACCTGAAGGCGATGGCGACCGCCAAGTACTTCGTGAACAACGTCAACTTCCCGCGCACGATGGTGAAGCGGCCGGGGACGGTGCACGTCCAGACGCAGCACGGCACGCCGCTGAAGGCGATGGGGATGGACCTCCGGGACCACCCGGTGGCCGCCGACGGGATGGACTTCGACCGGCTGCTGGAGGCCGTCGACCGCTGGGACTTCCTGGTCTCCTCCAACCCGCACACCAGCGAGCACTTCGCCCGGGCCTTCCCCGGCCGCTACGAGATGCTGGACACCGGCTACCCGCGCAACGACCGGCTGGCCGTCAGCACGCCGGCCGAAGTCGCGGCGATGCGCGAACGGTTCGGGCTGGCACCGGACACCACGGCGGTGCTGTACGCGCCGACGCACCGCGAGGGTCGGGGCGGGTACGTCCCGCTGCTGGACGTCCGCGAGCTGGCCCGGCGGCTGGGCCCCGGCTTCACGCTGCTGGTGCGCACGCACTACTTCCACACCGGGGGCCCGGGCGACTTGGCGGCGGGTGAGGACGCGGCCGCGATCGTGGACGTCTCGGCGCACCCGACCGTGGAGGACCTCTACCTGGCGGCGGACGTCCTCGTCACCGACTACTCCTCGATGATGTTCGACTACGCCGTGCTGGACCGGCCGATCGTGGTCTTCGCGCCGGACTGGGAGGAGTACCGGCGGGTGCGCGGCGTCTACTTCGACCTCTTCGCGGAGCCGCCGGGCGCGGTGACGGTGGATGCCGACGGGCTGGCCTCGGCGCTGCTGGCCGGCGACCCGGAGCCGGCGGCGCGGGCGAAGTTCCGCGAACGGTTCTGCCCGTGGGACGACGGCGGGGCGAGTGAGCGGGTGGTCCGCCGGGTGTTCCCGACCCGGGCCTGA
- a CDS encoding YjbQ family protein, producing MADNIHSTPFHTTTFEITTGSHEVALDITDRCAEFLNDRAAGRDGLLNVFVPHATAGIAVLETGSGSDDDLLTTLRELLPADDRWRHRHGSPGHGRDHVVPGLVAPHATLPVIGGQLALGVWQSVVLIDTNRDNPRRTVRLSFLG from the coding sequence ATGGCGGACAACATCCACTCCACGCCCTTCCACACCACCACCTTCGAGATCACCACGGGCAGCCACGAGGTCGCCCTCGACATCACCGACCGCTGCGCCGAGTTCCTGAACGACCGGGCAGCCGGCCGTGACGGCCTGCTCAACGTCTTCGTGCCGCACGCCACGGCCGGAATCGCCGTGCTGGAGACCGGCTCGGGCAGCGACGACGACCTCCTCACGACGCTGCGCGAACTGCTTCCCGCCGACGACCGCTGGCGTCACCGGCACGGCAGCCCGGGTCACGGCCGCGACCACGTCGTCCCGGGCCTGGTCGCCCCGCACGCCACCCTGCCCGTGATCGGCGGCCAACTGGCGCTCGGCGTCTGGCAGTCCGTCGTCCTGATCGACACCAACCGAGACAACCCGCGCCGGACGGTCCGGCTCTCCTTCCTGGGCTGA
- a CDS encoding DUF1990 family protein, which translates to MPASSASPASLHRRLLAARAAAPTYPEVGATREARLPEGYAQLRRRIHLGHGPDVLERAGRYVLGWGSQLGSGFAVHPYAPAEEGATILLRLSLPGLRRPRLVIPCRVVWTVDEPDRIGFAYGTLPGHPECGEEAFLVTMDTAGEVWFEVTAFARLASWYARLGRPVAVLCQYLAIERYLAAVATAASPTGAATPPEATPQAPGRTAGPTAAPILPAPGRTDGRAATR; encoded by the coding sequence ATGCCCGCCTCCTCCGCCTCCCCCGCCTCGCTCCACCGGCGGTTGCTCGCCGCTCGCGCTGCCGCCCCGACCTACCCGGAGGTGGGCGCCACCCGCGAGGCCCGGCTCCCCGAGGGCTACGCCCAGCTCCGGCGGCGGATCCACCTCGGGCACGGTCCCGACGTCCTGGAGCGGGCCGGGCGGTACGTACTCGGCTGGGGCAGCCAGCTGGGCAGCGGCTTCGCCGTCCATCCGTACGCGCCGGCCGAGGAGGGCGCGACCATCCTGCTGCGGCTGAGCCTGCCCGGGCTGCGGCGGCCCCGGCTGGTGATCCCCTGCCGGGTGGTGTGGACGGTGGACGAGCCGGACCGGATCGGCTTCGCCTACGGCACCCTCCCCGGGCACCCGGAGTGCGGCGAGGAGGCGTTCCTGGTGACCATGGACACCGCGGGCGAGGTCTGGTTCGAGGTGACCGCGTTCGCCCGGCTCGCCTCCTGGTACGCGCGGCTCGGCCGCCCGGTGGCGGTGCTCTGCCAGTACCTGGCCATCGAGCGCTACCTCGCCGCCGTCGCCACGGCGGCCTCCCCCACCGGGGCGGCCACCCCACCGGAAGCCACGCCACAGGCCCCCGGCAGGACGGCCGGGCCGACGGCCGCACCGATCCTCCCCGCCCCCGGCCGGACCGACGGCCGCGCAGCCACCCGATAG
- a CDS encoding SMC family ATPase has protein sequence MRLHSLTVTAFGPFAGTETVDFDALASGGLFLLRGATGAGKSSVLDAVCFALYGEVPGARRASRLRSDHAEPLRLTQVRLELTLGGRRLEITRLPEQLRPKKVGRGTTVERAQTLLREWAADSGDGTPGWRAVSKSHQEAGEEIHRQIGMSREQFCQVVLLPQGDFARFLRGDSEERGKLLRRLFDTERFQHVEAWLAEQRRSQEAAVQSGRRRLRDLASKAEQAAGPQAEPAAGWVPAEEESAHAAADLTAGVLGWAAILRGGAAEQLAVAEAALAGAEAGHRRAQADRGNAEELAGRQRRHREAALEAARLAEGAPAMERDSARLTAARAAVGVESLLHLREAAEAAHRAAHEEERRQRAALAGAPDGEGPALARAEAEELAAAEHRLRAEVVRLETARAEERRCAEFRREQASLEADRRRAEELAEEAADWLADFDGRLATLQEEQSAARAAGARVEQLDVRQAELAGRLAAARRRDELRASIAVAEPRALTLRTEALDAREHSQNVRERRLTGMAAELAAQLRSGEACRVCGSPEHPEPALPASGQVGAEEEDAARTAQARAEQAADTAERELAGLRVSEATAAGAAGPESVAALAEALGALEREHREALRAAEGLDPVTRELERLAQDQARQLAALRDAGERTAALTARIQTLGSEQEELTRRVTAARGDAASVSARASALAGLAGSVAALAGAARACTDAALQRKKAEDELAGAAVAAGFPSPEEATAVLLPREERERLEARLTRHRSALAAAERELARPELAEAAGRPPADLPGTQADLLAATDRLRRAHAGHEAAQARCTALAGIGRQLAELAASLAPALDRYARINRLASVAAGTSTENRLRMRLESYVLAARLEQVAAAASARLVRMSGGRYTLVHSDGRGTGNKRSGLALRVVDAWTGTERDTSTLSGGESFFASLALALGLADVVTDEAGGMPLDTLFIDEGFGTLDEQALEEVMDVLDGLRERDRAVGIVSHVADLRSRIPAQLMVRKGRRGSTLALAGREDA, from the coding sequence ATGAGACTCCACAGCCTCACCGTCACCGCCTTCGGACCGTTCGCCGGCACCGAGACGGTGGACTTCGACGCGCTCGCCTCCGGCGGTCTCTTCCTGCTGCGCGGGGCCACCGGCGCGGGCAAGAGCAGTGTGCTGGACGCCGTCTGCTTCGCCCTCTACGGCGAGGTGCCCGGCGCCAGGCGGGCCAGCCGGCTGCGCAGCGACCACGCCGAACCGCTGCGGCTCACCCAGGTCCGGCTGGAGCTGACGCTCGGCGGGCGGCGGTTGGAGATCACCCGGCTGCCCGAGCAACTGCGCCCCAAGAAGGTCGGCCGGGGGACGACCGTCGAACGCGCCCAGACGCTGCTGCGCGAGTGGGCCGCCGACAGCGGCGACGGCACGCCGGGCTGGCGGGCGGTCAGCAAGTCGCACCAGGAGGCCGGGGAGGAGATCCACCGGCAGATCGGGATGAGCCGGGAGCAGTTCTGCCAGGTGGTGCTGCTCCCGCAGGGGGACTTCGCCCGCTTCCTGCGCGGCGACTCCGAGGAGCGCGGCAAGCTGCTCAGGCGACTGTTCGACACCGAGCGGTTCCAGCACGTCGAGGCCTGGCTGGCCGAGCAGCGGCGTTCCCAGGAGGCCGCCGTCCAGTCCGGCCGCCGGCGCCTGCGGGACTTGGCCAGCAAGGCCGAGCAGGCGGCCGGTCCGCAGGCCGAGCCCGCCGCCGGCTGGGTGCCCGCCGAGGAGGAGTCGGCGCACGCCGCCGCGGACCTCACCGCCGGGGTGCTCGGCTGGGCCGCGATCCTGCGCGGCGGCGCCGCCGAGCAGCTCGCCGTCGCCGAGGCCGCGCTGGCCGGCGCCGAGGCCGGCCATCGCCGGGCCCAGGCGGACCGGGGGAACGCGGAGGAGCTGGCCGGTCGGCAGCGCCGCCACCGCGAGGCCGCCCTGGAGGCGGCCCGCCTCGCCGAGGGCGCACCGGCGATGGAGCGTGACTCCGCCAGGCTGACGGCCGCCCGGGCGGCCGTCGGGGTGGAGTCGCTGCTGCACCTGCGCGAAGCCGCCGAGGCCGCCCACCGGGCGGCCCACGAGGAGGAGCGCCGCCAGCGCGCCGCGCTGGCCGGCGCCCCGGACGGCGAGGGCCCGGCGCTGGCCCGCGCGGAGGCCGAGGAGCTGGCGGCGGCCGAGCACCGGCTGCGGGCCGAGGTGGTCCGGCTGGAGACGGCCCGGGCCGAGGAGCGGCGCTGTGCGGAGTTCCGCCGCGAGCAGGCGTCGCTGGAGGCCGACCGGCGGCGCGCCGAGGAGCTGGCCGAGGAGGCCGCCGACTGGCTGGCCGACTTCGACGGCCGGCTCGCCACGCTCCAGGAGGAGCAGTCCGCCGCCCGGGCCGCGGGTGCCCGGGTCGAGCAGCTGGACGTCCGGCAGGCCGAGCTGGCCGGGCGGCTGGCCGCCGCCCGCCGCCGGGACGAGCTGCGGGCATCGATCGCCGTGGCCGAGCCCCGGGCGCTCACCCTGCGCACCGAGGCGCTCGACGCCCGCGAGCACAGCCAGAACGTCCGCGAGCGCCGACTGACCGGCATGGCCGCCGAGCTGGCGGCGCAGCTGCGGTCGGGCGAGGCCTGCCGGGTCTGCGGATCGCCCGAGCACCCGGAGCCGGCCCTCCCGGCGAGCGGCCAGGTCGGCGCGGAGGAGGAGGACGCCGCCCGGACCGCCCAGGCGCGGGCCGAGCAGGCGGCCGACACCGCCGAGCGGGAGCTGGCGGGCCTGCGGGTGAGCGAGGCGACCGCCGCCGGGGCGGCCGGGCCGGAGAGCGTCGCGGCCCTGGCCGAGGCGCTGGGCGCGCTGGAGCGCGAGCACCGCGAGGCGCTGCGGGCCGCGGAGGGCCTCGACCCGGTCACCCGGGAGCTGGAACGCCTGGCCCAGGACCAGGCCCGCCAGCTCGCCGCACTGCGCGACGCCGGTGAGCGCACCGCCGCCCTGACCGCCCGGATCCAGACCCTCGGCAGCGAGCAGGAGGAGCTGACCCGCCGGGTGACCGCGGCCCGGGGCGACGCGGCGTCGGTGTCCGCCCGGGCCTCGGCGCTGGCCGGCCTCGCCGGGAGCGTGGCGGCACTCGCCGGAGCGGCCCGGGCCTGCACGGACGCGGCGCTGCAACGGAAGAAGGCCGAGGACGAGCTGGCCGGGGCAGCCGTCGCGGCCGGGTTCCCGAGCCCGGAGGAGGCGACGGCCGTCCTGCTACCCCGGGAGGAACGCGAGCGGCTGGAGGCCCGGCTGACCCGGCACCGCTCGGCACTGGCCGCGGCGGAGCGGGAGCTGGCCCGGCCCGAGCTGGCCGAGGCCGCCGGCCGCCCGCCGGCCGATCTGCCCGGCACCCAGGCCGACCTCCTGGCGGCCACCGACCGGCTCCGCCGGGCGCACGCCGGCCACGAGGCGGCGCAGGCGCGCTGCACGGCACTGGCCGGGATCGGTCGGCAGCTGGCGGAGCTGGCCGCGTCACTGGCCCCGGCCCTGGACCGGTACGCCCGGATCAACCGGCTGGCCTCCGTCGCCGCCGGCACCTCCACCGAGAACCGGCTGCGGATGCGGCTGGAGTCGTACGTCCTGGCGGCCCGGCTGGAGCAGGTGGCGGCGGCGGCGAGCGCCCGCCTGGTACGGATGTCGGGCGGCCGGTACACCCTGGTCCACAGCGACGGCCGGGGCACCGGCAACAAGCGCTCGGGCCTCGCGCTGCGGGTGGTGGACGCCTGGACCGGCACCGAGCGGGACACCTCGACGCTCTCCGGCGGCGAGAGCTTCTTCGCCTCGCTCGCCCTGGCGCTCGGTCTCGCCGACGTGGTCACCGACGAGGCCGGTGGCATGCCGCTGGACACGCTCTTCATCGACGAGGGTTTCGGCACGCTGGACGAGCAGGCACTGGAAGAGGTGATGGACGTCCTCGACGGCCTGCGCGAGCGGGACCGCGCGGTCGGCATCGTCAGTCACGTCGCCGATCTGAGGAGCCGGATCCCGGCGCAGCTGATGGTCCGCAAGGGCCGCCGGGGCTCCACCCTCGCCCTCGCCGGGCGGGAGGACGCCTGA
- a CDS encoding exonuclease SbcCD subunit D translates to MRLLHTSDWHLGRSFHRESLHDAQRAFLDHLVAVVRAERVDAVLVAGDVYDRALPGLEAVALFDDVLHRLADLGVPTVFISGNHDSARRLGVGAGLIGRAGVHLRTDPGECAVPVLLADEHGPVAVYGLPYLEPTLVRERFGLARGGHAAVLGAAMDAVRADLASRPAGTRSVVLAHAFVTGGAPSDSERDIAVGGVASVPASVFDGVDYAALGHLHGCQTLAPHLRYSGSPLAYSFSEATHRKTMWLVDLAADGSVAAERIDCPRPRPLARLRGRLDQLLTAPEHAEHERSWVQATLTDPGRPAEPMEQLRRRFPHTLQLLFDPEESEATASPSYAARVSGRADLEIAEGFLRHVRPGAEPDADELGWLREGFETVRESDDRKAELPR, encoded by the coding sequence ATGCGACTGCTGCATACCTCCGACTGGCATCTCGGGCGCTCCTTCCACCGGGAGAGCCTGCACGACGCCCAGCGCGCCTTCCTGGACCACCTCGTGGCGGTGGTCCGGGCCGAGCGCGTCGACGCCGTGCTCGTCGCCGGCGACGTGTACGACCGCGCGCTGCCCGGTCTGGAGGCGGTCGCCCTGTTCGACGACGTGCTGCACCGGCTGGCCGACCTGGGCGTGCCGACGGTGTTCATCAGCGGCAACCACGACTCGGCCCGCCGGCTCGGGGTGGGCGCGGGCCTGATCGGCCGGGCCGGCGTCCACCTGCGGACCGACCCGGGCGAGTGCGCGGTGCCGGTCCTGCTGGCCGACGAGCACGGGCCGGTCGCCGTCTACGGACTGCCCTACCTGGAGCCGACGCTGGTCCGGGAGCGCTTCGGGCTGGCGCGCGGCGGCCACGCGGCGGTGCTCGGCGCGGCGATGGACGCCGTCCGGGCCGACCTCGCGAGCCGCCCCGCGGGCACCAGGTCGGTGGTGCTGGCACACGCCTTCGTCACCGGCGGCGCACCCAGCGACAGCGAGCGGGACATCGCGGTCGGCGGAGTCGCCTCCGTCCCAGCGTCCGTCTTCGACGGGGTGGACTACGCCGCGCTGGGCCACCTGCACGGCTGCCAGACGCTCGCCCCGCACCTTCGCTACAGCGGCTCGCCGCTCGCCTACTCCTTCTCCGAGGCCACCCACCGCAAGACCATGTGGCTGGTCGACCTCGCGGCGGACGGCTCGGTCGCCGCCGAGCGGATCGACTGCCCGCGGCCGCGACCGCTGGCCCGCCTGCGCGGCCGCCTCGACCAGCTGCTGACCGCCCCGGAGCACGCCGAGCACGAGCGGTCCTGGGTCCAGGCCACCCTGACCGACCCCGGCCGACCGGCCGAGCCGATGGAGCAGCTGCGCCGGCGCTTCCCGCACACCCTGCAGCTGCTCTTCGATCCCGAGGAGAGCGAGGCCACCGCCTCCCCCTCGTACGCGGCCCGGGTCAGCGGCCGGGCGGACCTGGAGATCGCCGAGGGCTTCCTGCGGCACGTGCGCCCCGGCGCCGAGCCGGACGCGGACGAGCTCGGCTGGCTGCGCGAGGGCTTCGAGACCGTCCGGGAGAGCGACGACCGCAAGGCGGAGCTGCCCCGATGA
- a CDS encoding glyoxalase, which yields MTVPHPAGLFHHVELWVDDLAAAEAQWSPVLLALGCEPFQQWPRGRSWRLGTAYLVIEQSTALLPGGHQRLRAGLNHLAVHGSRAAAAAALAAGWTVRVDTGEAVHLINGQGFELEIVCA from the coding sequence GTGACGGTGCCGCATCCGGCAGGGCTCTTCCACCACGTCGAGCTCTGGGTGGACGACCTCGCCGCCGCCGAGGCGCAATGGTCCCCGGTGCTGCTCGCCCTCGGCTGCGAGCCGTTCCAGCAGTGGCCCCGGGGCCGCAGCTGGCGTCTGGGAACCGCCTACCTGGTGATCGAGCAGTCGACCGCGCTGCTCCCCGGCGGTCATCAGCGCCTGCGCGCCGGGCTCAACCACCTCGCCGTGCACGGCTCGCGCGCGGCGGCGGCCGCCGCCCTCGCGGCCGGGTGGACGGTCCGGGTGGACACCGGCGAGGCGGTGCACCTGATCAATGGTCAGGGCTTCGAGCTGGAGATCGTCTGCGCCTAG